A region of Maridesulfovibrio sp. DNA encodes the following proteins:
- a CDS encoding sugar ABC transporter permease gives MREASRDRLKAFLTLLPSIILVAVFVYGFIGNTIWISMTDWGGSGSMALDPQKNFIGLDNYVDLFNGFLSSGFRQDLVNAVYYSIMLLAGAIGLGMFIAILLDQKPKGEDVLRTIFLYPMSLSFIVSGTIWRWLLAPQGGVNVLPTYMGFDALNFQWTSSTKAILEFNWQNLFQILIYIAAFILIMVGLFLLKGEPEKAVKRWLGPGVIIGAFAWLGGSLLPEALFMEEMHGFNLATLGIIIATVWQYAGYTMALYLAGFNGISQDLRDAAMLDGASNTDYYRYVAIPMLKPITISAVIILSHISLKMFDIIFAMTGPDNAQTGHPALNMYMTTFRANDFARGAAIAIVLFLVAGTFIVPYVVSQYKQRRRG, from the coding sequence ATGAGGGAAGCATCACGGGACAGGCTGAAGGCGTTTTTAACCCTTCTACCATCAATTATCCTTGTCGCCGTTTTCGTTTACGGTTTTATCGGCAACACCATCTGGATTTCCATGACCGACTGGGGCGGAAGTGGCTCAATGGCCCTTGACCCGCAAAAAAATTTCATAGGTCTGGACAACTATGTGGACCTGTTCAACGGGTTCCTTTCCAGCGGTTTCAGGCAGGACCTTGTCAATGCTGTCTACTACTCAATCATGCTGCTGGCCGGGGCTATCGGGCTGGGCATGTTCATTGCCATCCTGCTGGACCAGAAGCCCAAAGGCGAAGACGTCCTGCGTACCATATTCCTCTATCCCATGTCCCTTTCCTTCATTGTTTCCGGTACTATCTGGCGCTGGCTTCTGGCACCGCAAGGCGGGGTCAACGTGCTGCCCACCTATATGGGATTCGATGCCCTTAATTTCCAGTGGACTTCATCCACCAAGGCCATTCTAGAATTCAACTGGCAGAACCTGTTCCAGATTCTGATCTACATCGCAGCTTTCATTTTGATTATGGTAGGACTTTTCCTGCTCAAGGGAGAACCCGAAAAAGCGGTCAAACGCTGGCTCGGTCCCGGCGTGATCATCGGTGCTTTTGCATGGCTGGGGGGTTCCCTGCTTCCGGAGGCCCTGTTCATGGAAGAGATGCATGGCTTCAACCTTGCCACACTGGGGATCATAATCGCCACGGTCTGGCAGTATGCTGGCTATACCATGGCCCTGTACCTTGCCGGATTCAACGGAATTTCACAGGATCTGCGCGACGCAGCCATGCTCGACGGGGCCAGCAACACCGATTACTACCGCTATGTCGCCATTCCCATGCTCAAACCGATCACGATAAGTGCGGTTATCATCCTCTCGCACATCTCTTTAAAAATGTTCGACATTATCTTTGCCATGACCGGGCCGGACAACGCCCAGACCGGACACCCGGCCCTGAACATGTATATGACCACTTTCCGGGCCAACGACTTTGCACGGGGCGCAGCCATCGCCATCGTGCTCTTCCTCGTAGCGGGAACATTCATCGTTCCCTATGTAGTCAGCCAGTACAAGCAAAGGAGAAGGGGATAA
- a CDS encoding response regulator yields MSEGFDPDSFLAEFVNECREAAELAVQDILNLEEMHDQDSLDRIFRVLHSIKGNSSMLGLMELSGFVHRVEDACSDIRSGKREVDKTAISVLLKSFDRIDEAFDCILENGHDKIDFSSGYRLLEEMDSQTGVSSSGKRVSEDRGAEPVPAGQSVKGLTAKEVEKAAKTDLPSAADGEEIRLRAEPTALIVDDDFSSRKILSTFLSRYMPCYVAKDGVEAIQAVSESLAGNCPRFDLIMLDIMMPNIDGLQACKAIRQLERSKNLDSFGKESKIFIVSSLGDDETLHKAVYECQADSYIIKPVTFDRLQKQLERFKLIAS; encoded by the coding sequence ATGAGTGAGGGATTTGATCCGGATTCATTTCTTGCCGAGTTTGTCAATGAGTGTCGCGAAGCCGCAGAGCTGGCAGTGCAGGATATCCTGAATCTTGAGGAAATGCATGATCAGGATTCGTTGGACCGCATTTTCAGGGTGTTGCACAGTATCAAAGGCAATTCTTCCATGTTGGGATTGATGGAACTGTCAGGATTTGTACACAGAGTTGAAGATGCCTGTTCGGATATTCGTTCCGGTAAAAGGGAAGTGGACAAGACAGCAATCTCTGTGCTGCTCAAAAGCTTTGACCGTATTGATGAAGCCTTTGATTGTATTCTTGAAAACGGTCATGACAAAATAGATTTCAGCTCAGGATATCGGCTTCTAGAGGAAATGGACTCCCAGACAGGTGTATCCTCTTCCGGGAAGCGTGTTTCCGAAGACAGGGGGGCTGAACCGGTTCCCGCAGGACAGAGCGTAAAAGGGCTGACTGCTAAAGAGGTAGAGAAGGCCGCAAAGACAGATCTTCCCTCCGCTGCAGATGGAGAGGAAATCAGACTCAGGGCAGAGCCGACGGCTTTGATAGTGGATGACGATTTTTCCAGCCGTAAGATTCTCAGTACTTTTCTTTCTAGGTATATGCCCTGCTATGTGGCTAAAGACGGGGTTGAAGCCATTCAGGCCGTTTCGGAAAGTCTTGCCGGTAACTGCCCCAGATTTGACCTGATCATGCTGGATATAATGATGCCTAATATTGACGGCCTGCAGGCCTGTAAGGCCATTCGGCAGCTGGAACGCAGCAAGAATTTGGATTCATTCGGTAAGGAATCAAAAATTTTCATAGTCAGCAGTCTGGGCGATGACGAAACCCTCCACAAGGCTGTTTATGAATGTCAGGCGGACAGTTATATAATCAAGCCCGTTACGTTTGATAGGTTGCAGAAGCAACTGGAGCGTTTTAAATTAATTGCTTCTTAG
- a CDS encoding PfkB family carbohydrate kinase translates to MTKQFFIAGLGEILFDVLADSEEIGGAPVNFAYHAGKLGAEGAAISTLGNDRRGRRATNELMDRELCLSGVSIDQDHETGYVEAQLDEDGVATYYFPDDIAWDHLKLNDIAMGFASQVDAVCFGTLAQRSEESRKAILTFLNAAPQALKIYDMNLRQLFYTKEIITESLHQADVLKLNEDEIRVIAPMFQLNGSERDMLKKLHKEFNLNCSVLTRGSKGSLIIRDNEEVEHPGIKIKEVEDTIGAGDAFTASVVIGLLLGHPLIKISDHANRLAAHVCSCKGAMPAIPTEFKLIK, encoded by the coding sequence TTGACAAAACAATTCTTCATAGCAGGACTTGGCGAAATTCTCTTCGATGTACTAGCTGATTCCGAAGAGATAGGCGGTGCTCCGGTCAACTTTGCGTATCATGCGGGAAAGCTGGGAGCAGAAGGTGCGGCAATCTCCACCCTCGGGAATGACAGGCGGGGACGGCGGGCCACCAATGAACTCATGGACCGGGAGCTCTGCCTTTCCGGGGTCAGCATTGATCAGGACCATGAGACCGGATACGTGGAAGCCCAGTTGGATGAGGATGGTGTTGCTACATATTATTTCCCGGACGACATTGCATGGGATCACCTGAAGCTTAATGATATTGCCATGGGTTTTGCCTCACAGGTTGATGCTGTCTGTTTCGGTACCCTTGCCCAGCGTAGCGAAGAATCCAGAAAGGCAATTCTCACTTTTCTGAATGCAGCACCGCAGGCCTTGAAAATCTACGATATGAACCTGCGTCAGCTTTTTTATACCAAAGAAATAATTACTGAATCTCTTCATCAAGCAGATGTGCTGAAACTAAACGAAGATGAAATAAGGGTCATTGCCCCCATGTTCCAATTGAACGGAAGCGAACGGGATATGCTGAAAAAACTGCATAAGGAGTTCAATCTTAACTGCTCTGTGCTGACCCGTGGCAGCAAGGGAAGCCTGATTATCAGGGATAATGAAGAGGTGGAGCATCCCGGAATCAAAATCAAGGAAGTTGAAGATACTATCGGCGCAGGAGATGCATTTACCGCATCGGTAGTTATAGGTTTATTGCTGGGTCATCCGCTGATTAAGATCAGTGACCATGCTAATAGACTAGCCGCCCATGTTTGCTCCTGCAAAGGTGCCATGCCCGCCATCCCAACTGAATTTAAGCTGATCAAATAA
- a CDS encoding aldose epimerase family protein → MGVSCRSWGFTPAGAEVQLFTLKNSSGCKADILTFGAALIGLEIPREDNTIDVVLGFDSLEEYMNDGNYMGATVGRVAGRISNASFNLDGQKIRLDSNEGPNHLHGGKNGFSSRVWEIAACNRNEEAPAITLSLHSPDGTNGYPGNLLVETTFTLKGTTLRIDYRAITDQPTPLNMTSHAYFNLNGNGCKINNHELKLHAIKSAATDKAMIPTGEINNISGTAADFTQFTPLGNTAQDRFYVLDNEQGELVPAAIGRCNESGLEMEILTTQPGMQLYTADGIAPGTAGKKGSLYGPRYGFCIEPMGYPDAVNHPEFPSVILNPGEKYHHSTEYRFRNFTAVPEND, encoded by the coding sequence ATGGGAGTTTCCTGCAGATCATGGGGTTTTACCCCCGCCGGAGCAGAAGTGCAGCTCTTCACCCTGAAAAACAGCTCCGGCTGTAAAGCGGACATCTTGACCTTCGGAGCCGCCCTGATCGGGCTGGAAATACCGAGGGAAGACAACACTATAGATGTCGTGCTCGGCTTTGATTCACTGGAAGAGTACATGAATGACGGCAACTACATGGGGGCTACCGTGGGACGGGTTGCCGGACGGATTTCCAATGCAAGTTTTAATCTTGACGGTCAAAAGATCCGGCTGGACAGCAACGAAGGACCAAACCACCTGCATGGCGGCAAAAACGGATTCAGCAGCAGGGTATGGGAAATTGCAGCCTGCAACCGGAACGAGGAAGCTCCGGCCATTACCCTTTCGCTGCACTCCCCGGACGGAACCAATGGCTACCCCGGCAACCTTCTTGTTGAAACCACCTTTACACTGAAAGGCACTACCCTGCGCATAGACTACCGGGCCATTACCGACCAGCCAACCCCGCTGAACATGACCAGCCATGCCTACTTTAATCTCAACGGGAACGGATGCAAAATCAACAACCATGAATTAAAGCTTCACGCAATCAAATCAGCCGCCACCGACAAAGCCATGATCCCCACAGGCGAGATTAACAATATTTCCGGCACTGCTGCTGATTTCACACAATTTACTCCGCTGGGTAACACTGCACAGGACCGCTTTTATGTTCTGGACAATGAGCAAGGAGAACTTGTTCCGGCAGCAATCGGGCGTTGTAATGAATCAGGTCTGGAAATGGAAATCCTCACCACACAGCCCGGAATGCAGCTTTACACTGCAGACGGCATAGCTCCCGGAACCGCAGGAAAAAAAGGCAGCCTATACGGACCGCGCTACGGGTTCTGCATAGAACCCATGGGCTACCCCGATGCGGTCAACCATCCCGAATTTCCCTCCGTGATTCTTAATCCCGGAGAAAAATACCATCATTCAACCGAGTACAGGTTCCGCAACTTCACTGCAGTACCTGAAAACGATTAA
- a CDS encoding carbohydrate ABC transporter permease, producing the protein MSTTTQKSGITPGSILLYGSLFVLALFFLMPAYMAIVTALKDPATISLPTAWEWPDKLNWASFPQAFKLLKSNIASSLVLTVSATALSTVLGSLNGYVFSKWKFKGSELIFTLFLFGMFIPYQVILIPLFQTLRAMNLYGGLPGLILAHVVYGLPITSLIFRNFYAQIPTALVESARLDGAGFFSIYTRIVFPLSIPGFVVTSLWQVTQIWNEFLWGICLTRHEDNPITVGLAQLAGGQAVSWNLPMAGSIMAAFPVLMIYIFLGRYFIRGLLAGSVKE; encoded by the coding sequence ATGAGTACTACAACCCAGAAATCCGGAATCACTCCCGGCTCCATCCTGCTTTACGGATCACTTTTCGTGCTGGCCCTGTTTTTCCTTATGCCGGCTTATATGGCGATTGTCACCGCACTCAAGGACCCGGCAACCATCAGTCTGCCCACCGCATGGGAATGGCCGGATAAACTTAACTGGGCCAGCTTTCCGCAGGCTTTTAAACTTCTCAAATCAAACATTGCCAGCTCACTGGTGCTGACCGTCAGCGCCACTGCACTTTCCACAGTACTGGGTTCCCTGAACGGCTACGTGTTCTCCAAATGGAAATTCAAAGGCAGCGAACTGATTTTCACCCTGTTCCTGTTCGGCATGTTCATTCCCTATCAGGTTATCCTGATCCCGCTCTTCCAGACCCTACGGGCCATGAACCTTTATGGAGGACTTCCGGGGCTGATACTCGCCCACGTGGTTTACGGCTTACCCATCACTTCTCTGATTTTTCGAAACTTCTATGCCCAGATTCCCACCGCTCTGGTGGAATCCGCGAGACTGGACGGAGCCGGATTCTTCTCCATCTACACCAGAATTGTCTTTCCGCTGTCCATTCCGGGTTTTGTTGTCACCAGCCTGTGGCAGGTTACCCAGATCTGGAACGAATTCCTCTGGGGTATCTGCCTGACCCGCCACGAGGACAACCCCATCACCGTGGGGCTGGCTCAACTGGCAGGCGGACAGGCCGTAAGCTGGAACCTGCCTATGGCCGGGTCAATCATGGCAGCATTTCCAGTGCTCATGATTTATATTTTCCTCGGACGGTACTTTATCCGTGGCTTATTGGCCGGTTCAGTAAAAGAATAA
- a CDS encoding D-lyxose/D-mannose family sugar isomerase, whose translation MKRSEINALIAKAKDFYAGHRFNLPKWAFWGPEDWKGKGESEVVRNMLGWDLTDYGKGDFEKLGLILFTIRNGNLQTGDPKPYAEKIMILREGQLCPMHFHWSKREDIINRAGGNLVIQLYGSNEDESMSDKPLDVSVDGFIRTIDPGGEIVLEPGESICLEPGMYHCFYCEKGTGDVMVGEVSAVNDDNIDNRFHEPLPRFPEVDEDEEPIHLLVTDYARYV comes from the coding sequence ATGAAAAGAAGTGAAATCAACGCACTTATCGCTAAAGCCAAAGATTTTTATGCCGGTCACCGTTTCAATCTGCCCAAATGGGCCTTCTGGGGACCGGAAGATTGGAAAGGCAAAGGTGAGAGTGAAGTAGTCCGCAACATGCTCGGCTGGGACCTTACCGACTACGGCAAAGGAGATTTCGAAAAGCTGGGTCTGATCCTGTTCACCATTCGCAATGGTAATCTCCAGACCGGGGACCCGAAACCATACGCGGAAAAAATTATGATCCTGCGTGAGGGACAGCTCTGCCCCATGCATTTTCACTGGTCGAAGCGCGAAGACATCATCAACCGCGCAGGAGGCAACCTTGTGATCCAGCTTTACGGGTCAAACGAAGATGAGTCTATGTCCGATAAGCCGCTTGATGTCAGCGTGGACGGATTTATACGCACAATAGATCCGGGCGGGGAAATCGTTCTCGAGCCGGGCGAATCCATCTGTCTTGAACCGGGCATGTACCATTGTTTCTACTGTGAAAAAGGAACCGGAGATGTCATGGTCGGCGAGGTCAGCGCAGTGAACGATGACAATATAGATAACCGCTTTCACGAACCCCTGCCCCGCTTTCCCGAAGTAGATGAGGATGAAGAACCGATCCATCTGCTGGTTACTGACTACGCAAGATATGTGTAG
- a CDS encoding galactokinase family protein, whose translation MHSLAAYRKYLDQGGFDQIFSHIHSSARIDDSRDRMSSLLHRMLENFGRNNICFASAPGRTEMGGNHTDHNHGHVLAAAVNLDCLAAFSKAENNKVTILSEGYNPINIDISDTAPRKEEEETSAAIIRGVADGFRKQGLKTGGFNACVNSSIPAGAGLSSSAAFEVLTGRIFSYLYNERTVSSLEIANAAKHAENIHFNKPCGFMDQMASSYEGILSIDFADPTNPGVTRVNPGFNTDNISHGFYGTGYRLCVIDTGGSHADLTPDYAAIPEEMFLAAKCCGHDQAKGLTMNQILKNIDRIREAAGDRAVLRLFHFLWEDKRALKQAEALQGGDMDEFLRLVAESGHSSSDLLQNCYSPTTPKRQPIPLALTLTELILGSHGVARVHGGGFAGTVQAYVHESDFTRYCHSMEKVFGLDSVIELSIRQPGNEFLDIPENRTES comes from the coding sequence ATGCATTCTTTGGCGGCATACCGCAAATATCTGGATCAAGGCGGATTTGACCAAATTTTCAGCCATATTCATTCCAGTGCCAGAATCGATGATTCACGTGACCGCATGTCCAGTCTTCTGCACCGCATGCTTGAGAATTTCGGCCGCAACAATATCTGCTTTGCCAGTGCTCCGGGCCGGACCGAAATGGGCGGCAACCACACTGACCACAACCACGGCCATGTGCTGGCAGCGGCTGTTAATCTTGACTGCCTTGCCGCGTTTTCCAAAGCGGAAAACAATAAAGTGACTATCCTTTCCGAAGGCTACAACCCGATCAACATCGATATTTCGGACACCGCCCCCCGCAAAGAGGAAGAAGAAACAAGCGCGGCAATTATACGCGGCGTTGCCGACGGATTCCGCAAGCAAGGGCTGAAAACCGGGGGCTTCAACGCATGCGTAAACAGCTCCATCCCGGCTGGGGCAGGGCTTAGTTCCTCAGCAGCCTTCGAAGTCCTGACAGGTCGGATTTTCAGTTACCTTTATAATGAAAGAACAGTCAGCTCTCTCGAAATTGCAAATGCAGCCAAACATGCTGAAAACATACATTTCAATAAGCCATGTGGATTCATGGACCAGATGGCAAGTTCATACGAAGGCATCCTGTCCATTGATTTTGCTGATCCGACCAATCCGGGAGTTACCCGTGTAAATCCGGGATTTAATACGGACAACATCTCCCATGGATTTTACGGGACCGGATATAGGCTCTGTGTAATTGATACCGGAGGGAGTCACGCGGACCTGACCCCCGATTATGCAGCTATTCCGGAAGAGATGTTTCTAGCAGCAAAATGCTGCGGCCATGATCAGGCCAAAGGACTGACCATGAATCAGATTCTAAAAAATATAGACCGCATTCGGGAAGCTGCCGGGGACCGGGCGGTACTCAGGTTATTTCATTTTCTCTGGGAGGATAAACGGGCATTGAAGCAGGCCGAAGCCCTGCAAGGTGGTGATATGGATGAATTTCTGCGGCTTGTTGCTGAATCCGGGCATTCGTCCAGTGATCTGCTGCAAAACTGCTACAGCCCCACCACGCCCAAACGCCAGCCTATCCCGCTGGCCTTGACTCTTACGGAACTGATTCTCGGCTCACATGGGGTGGCACGGGTTCACGGCGGCGGATTTGCCGGGACAGTACAAGCCTATGTTCATGAGTCTGATTTCACCCGGTACTGCCATTCCATGGAAAAGGTTTTCGGATTAGATTCAGTCATTGAACTTTCGATCCGTCAGCCGGGCAATGAATTTCTGGACATCCCTGAAAATAGGACGGAATCGTAG
- a CDS encoding sn-glycerol-3-phosphate ABC transporter ATP-binding protein UgpC yields the protein MANVELKNVIKRYGSVEVIHGVDLSVNDNEFIVLVGPSGCGKSTLLRMVAGLEDISGGDIHIGERVVTNVSPKDRNVAMVFQNYALYPHMTVAENMGFSLKMHKRTKDEIKQRVNEVAKILELEPYLHRKPSELSGGQRQRVAMGRAMVRNPDVFLFDEPLSNLDAQLRTQMRMELRKMHMRLKTTTIYVTHDQIEAMTLADRIVILKDGYIQQVGSPVEVFEKPNNVFVAQFIGNPPMNILEGVHKVIDGKRFVEVGSSKFPVGDHQGPNLKDGDAVLAGLRPDCIKMGDNIERLPKDWWCSGEVVVSEVLGAHSLLEIIIDGENELIAEVEGRVIAHPGETVPIGFEFDRMVLFDPETKEALY from the coding sequence ATGGCAAACGTAGAACTTAAGAACGTCATCAAACGTTATGGCTCTGTCGAGGTCATCCACGGTGTGGACCTTTCCGTAAATGATAACGAATTCATCGTACTGGTCGGCCCTTCGGGATGCGGCAAGTCCACCCTGTTGCGCATGGTGGCCGGACTTGAAGACATCAGCGGTGGAGATATCCACATCGGTGAACGGGTGGTCACTAATGTTTCCCCCAAGGACCGCAACGTAGCCATGGTTTTCCAGAACTACGCCCTCTACCCGCATATGACCGTTGCCGAAAACATGGGCTTTTCTCTGAAAATGCACAAAAGGACCAAGGACGAGATCAAACAACGCGTAAATGAAGTTGCCAAAATCCTCGAACTGGAACCCTACCTGCACCGCAAACCTTCGGAACTTTCCGGTGGACAACGCCAGCGGGTTGCCATGGGCCGGGCCATGGTCCGCAACCCGGATGTATTTCTATTTGACGAACCACTCTCCAACCTTGATGCCCAATTGCGGACCCAGATGCGTATGGAACTCCGCAAGATGCATATGCGGCTGAAGACCACCACCATCTACGTAACCCACGACCAGATCGAGGCCATGACCCTTGCCGACCGCATTGTTATCCTCAAGGACGGCTATATACAGCAGGTTGGCTCTCCGGTGGAAGTCTTTGAAAAACCGAACAATGTTTTCGTTGCCCAGTTCATCGGCAACCCGCCTATGAACATCCTTGAAGGGGTGCACAAAGTCATCGATGGCAAACGATTCGTGGAGGTAGGCAGCTCCAAATTCCCGGTGGGAGATCATCAGGGGCCGAACCTCAAGGACGGCGATGCAGTTCTGGCCGGACTGCGCCCCGACTGCATCAAGATGGGTGACAACATCGAGCGGCTGCCAAAAGACTGGTGGTGCAGCGGTGAAGTCGTGGTTTCCGAAGTACTCGGTGCCCATTCCCTGCTCGAAATCATCATTGACGGTGAAAATGAACTCATCGCCGAGGTAGAAGGCAGGGTCATAGCCCATCCCGGAGAAACCGTACCCATCGGTTTTGAATTCGACCGCATGGTTCTTTTCGACCCTGAAACGAAAGAGGCTCTTTATTAG
- a CDS encoding ABC transporter substrate-binding protein has protein sequence MKQSLIKFCLVFAAVILLAVPQVSQAKELKGDLEIFSWWAGDEGPALQALIGIYKGQNPKVKVIDATVTGGSGVNAKAVLKTRMLGGEPPDSFQVHAGQELIGTWVKADRMEDLTFLFKEQGWMDAFPKGLVKLIGTDKGIWSVPVNIHRSNVMWYIPANLKKWGVEAPKSWDDFLKIAPKLQKQGIVPLALAQNWTANHLWESVALASLGADNWEALWSGKLKFNSPEVIKAWELFGKVLQYTNKDAASLSWQQATDMVIDGRAAFNIMGDWAAGYMVTTKKMAPGKDFGWAASPDTAGEFMFLADSFGLPKGAPHRDNAIAWLKVLGSKEGSDTFNPLKGSISARKDTDLSKYNGYLQSAAKDFGKDRVVASLAHGAAANETFMGGFAQVMEMFLKTKNAKATAMACQQLADKAKIGK, from the coding sequence ATGAAACAATCCCTGATTAAATTTTGCTTGGTGTTCGCGGCGGTCATACTACTTGCGGTTCCGCAGGTCTCGCAGGCCAAAGAGCTCAAAGGAGATCTTGAAATTTTCTCTTGGTGGGCAGGTGACGAAGGTCCTGCTCTGCAGGCCCTGATCGGTATTTACAAAGGTCAGAACCCTAAAGTGAAAGTTATTGACGCCACTGTTACCGGCGGTTCCGGCGTAAACGCCAAGGCCGTGCTCAAAACCCGCATGCTCGGTGGTGAGCCGCCGGACAGCTTTCAGGTTCACGCAGGTCAGGAACTCATCGGTACCTGGGTTAAGGCCGACCGCATGGAGGACCTTACTTTCCTGTTCAAAGAGCAGGGTTGGATGGACGCATTCCCCAAAGGTCTGGTCAAACTGATCGGTACTGACAAGGGTATCTGGTCCGTTCCGGTAAACATCCACCGTTCCAACGTAATGTGGTACATCCCCGCCAACCTGAAAAAATGGGGCGTTGAAGCACCCAAGAGCTGGGATGATTTCCTTAAAATCGCTCCCAAACTTCAGAAGCAGGGCATAGTTCCCCTCGCACTGGCCCAGAACTGGACTGCCAACCATCTTTGGGAATCAGTTGCTCTGGCTTCACTCGGAGCGGACAACTGGGAAGCCCTCTGGTCCGGCAAGCTGAAATTTAACAGCCCTGAAGTAATCAAGGCCTGGGAACTTTTCGGCAAGGTGCTGCAGTACACCAACAAAGACGCTGCTTCCCTTTCATGGCAGCAGGCTACCGATATGGTCATCGACGGCCGCGCAGCCTTCAACATCATGGGGGACTGGGCAGCCGGTTATATGGTTACTACCAAGAAAATGGCTCCCGGCAAGGATTTCGGCTGGGCAGCTTCTCCTGATACCGCAGGTGAATTCATGTTCCTCGCCGATTCCTTCGGTCTGCCCAAGGGCGCACCCCACCGTGACAATGCTATTGCATGGCTGAAAGTCCTCGGCTCCAAGGAAGGCAGTGATACCTTCAACCCCCTCAAAGGTTCCATCTCCGCCCGCAAGGATACCGACCTGAGCAAATACAACGGCTACCTGCAGTCCGCAGCCAAGGACTTCGGTAAAGACCGTGTGGTTGCATCCCTTGCCCATGGCGCAGCAGCAAATGAAACCTTCATGGGCGGCTTCGCACAGGTTATGGAAATGTTCTTGAAGACTAAGAATGCCAAGGCAACTGCCATGGCCTGCCAGCAATTGGCCGACAAAGCCAAAATTGGCAAATAA
- a CDS encoding response regulator, whose product MKILVAEDDFASRNFLQFFLRKYGEVDVAVNGSEALEVFKEALNEKAPYQYVFMDIMMPEKNGLDAAREIREIEREFNVAPAKEAVIIMATALSDVKTVFEAFNKSEATDYITKPLDVETLTAKLKEIGLIKDE is encoded by the coding sequence ATGAAAATACTGGTTGCCGAGGATGATTTTGCCTCACGTAACTTTCTGCAATTTTTTCTCAGAAAATATGGGGAAGTGGATGTTGCAGTAAACGGGAGTGAGGCTCTGGAAGTTTTTAAGGAAGCTCTGAATGAAAAAGCTCCATATCAATATGTATTTATGGATATCATGATGCCGGAGAAGAACGGGCTGGATGCCGCTCGGGAAATTCGGGAAATTGAGCGTGAGTTTAATGTGGCACCTGCTAAGGAAGCTGTAATAATTATGGCCACAGCTCTTTCAGATGTGAAAACTGTATTTGAGGCTTTTAATAAGAGCGAAGCCACAGATTATATAACCAAGCCGCTGGATGTGGAAACCTTGACTGCTAAGTTAAAGGAAATAGGACTTATTAAAGATGAGTGA
- a CDS encoding LacI family DNA-binding transcriptional regulator — MGHMTLKDLARKLGISASTVSRALHDHPDISDKTKKSVMEAADKYGYQPNPIAQSLKKQSSKVIGVIVPEIRHNFFATVISGIEEVAYNAGYIIMVCQSNETLQREIMTTKALAANRVAGILMAISLATTTFDHMRAVMRQSIPLVQFDRVVDELDTGKVVIDDFRASYRMTSHLIDRGYKRIGFLAGSEGISMNRLRFNGYLQALKNHNVTFYPELNVNIGGCRGSNGKAGAEEYLKMDNPPDAVLCINDPVAVGAFCRFREAGWRIPDDIALAGFSGSPESALIEPALTSVAQPAFKMGKTAATLLFKQLKEKENFRPETITLETELLIRGSSYKESK; from the coding sequence ATGGGACACATGACTCTCAAAGACCTCGCCCGCAAACTGGGCATTTCTGCATCCACAGTGTCACGAGCCCTGCATGACCATCCGGACATCAGCGACAAGACCAAAAAGAGCGTCATGGAAGCTGCGGACAAATACGGCTATCAGCCCAACCCCATCGCCCAGAGCCTTAAAAAGCAAAGCAGCAAGGTAATCGGGGTTATTGTCCCTGAAATTCGGCACAATTTTTTTGCCACAGTAATCAGTGGTATTGAAGAAGTGGCCTACAACGCCGGGTATATCATCATGGTCTGCCAGTCCAACGAGACCCTGCAGCGGGAGATCATGACCACCAAGGCCCTTGCTGCCAACAGGGTGGCCGGAATTCTCATGGCCATATCTCTGGCGACAACGACTTTTGACCACATGCGCGCTGTGATGCGCCAATCCATCCCGCTGGTCCAGTTTGACCGGGTTGTGGATGAGCTGGACACCGGGAAGGTGGTCATTGATGATTTCCGGGCGTCCTACCGGATGACTTCCCACCTCATTGACCGGGGCTACAAACGTATAGGCTTCCTTGCCGGAAGCGAAGGTATTTCCATGAACCGGTTGCGCTTCAACGGTTATCTGCAGGCCCTCAAGAATCACAACGTTACCTTTTACCCGGAACTTAACGTCAACATCGGAGGCTGCCGGGGCAGCAATGGTAAAGCCGGAGCCGAAGAATACCTGAAAATGGACAATCCCCCGGACGCAGTGCTGTGTATCAACGACCCCGTAGCTGTAGGTGCATTCTGCCGTTTTCGAGAGGCCGGCTGGCGCATCCCCGATGACATTGCTTTGGCTGGATTCTCCGGTTCACCGGAATCAGCACTAATCGAACCAGCGCTGACTTCCGTAGCCCAGCCTGCCTTCAAGATGGGTAAAACTGCGGCCACTCTTCTGTTCAAGCAACTTAAGGAAAAAGAAAATTTCAGGCCCGAAACCATTACTCTTGAAACCGAACTACTCATCCGGGGCTCGAGCTACAAGGAGAGCAAGTAA